A portion of the Actinomycetota bacterium genome contains these proteins:
- a CDS encoding cation:proton antiporter, which produces MLDGAMPGLGLVAVLGVLAFVVGVSTRRWVSEVIAFLAVGILAGPDVLGLVDEQTLEALGPVVSVSLGAIVFGLGQRLDLRVLRRIRRSLLPVVVAENLLVFSLVFVGGWLWSGQAAVGFLLAAVALSTSPTTVVAVMGAERARGAFSEHLLAVTAVNNVVSAVLFGVGLPLVLTGATSFGADEAAIAFGQLLIVSTVIGAAGGLALRRWGHLVHRPGERLLFVLVVLVAVVAASRLAEAPVVVSTLVAGAVVANDRRDTGPLFDALRMLDEPIFLVFFVVAGAGVHFGELVATVGLVTAVAVGRAVGKVGGGWLGAELSGAARRKGWGPLFGAGLMPFAGMAIGLAAFTVDQAQLAGLDELGGVVSAAVLGSVVVFELAGPVTVGWALNRSGDAGRADGYMQPLERQHLVRHVLVPLSSVEMARRKAPQVVDLAASAGSSLTALVVAEPGHGDDESVSSPLRVVARLAAERGVQFQEVVRESDDVVETVVDEARLVGADLVVMGAPLPTGVADRSRTGLRAVSGTAAVVDRVAERLAPDVRVMVIPTAFDERTQDPTLEDRGGRSR; this is translated from the coding sequence GTGCTAGACGGTGCGATGCCGGGGCTGGGGCTGGTGGCGGTGTTGGGGGTGCTGGCGTTCGTCGTCGGCGTGTCGACGCGCCGTTGGGTGTCGGAGGTGATCGCGTTCTTGGCGGTCGGGATCCTGGCGGGTCCGGATGTGCTGGGGCTGGTCGACGAGCAGACGTTGGAGGCGTTGGGGCCGGTCGTGTCGGTGTCGTTGGGCGCGATCGTGTTCGGGTTGGGGCAACGTCTGGATCTGCGTGTTCTGCGGAGGATCCGCAGGTCGCTGTTGCCGGTGGTGGTCGCGGAGAACCTGCTGGTGTTCTCGTTGGTGTTCGTGGGGGGGTGGTTGTGGTCGGGGCAGGCGGCGGTGGGGTTCCTGCTGGCCGCTGTGGCATTGTCGACGTCGCCCACGACGGTGGTCGCGGTGATGGGTGCGGAGCGTGCCCGGGGGGCGTTCTCCGAGCATCTGTTGGCGGTCACGGCGGTCAACAACGTGGTGTCTGCGGTGTTGTTCGGGGTGGGGTTGCCGCTGGTGTTGACGGGCGCGACGTCGTTCGGCGCGGATGAAGCCGCTATCGCGTTCGGACAGTTGCTGATCGTGTCAACCGTGATCGGTGCCGCGGGTGGGCTGGCGTTGCGGCGGTGGGGCCATCTGGTGCATCGGCCCGGCGAGCGTCTGCTGTTCGTGCTGGTGGTCCTGGTGGCCGTGGTCGCCGCCTCGCGGCTGGCGGAGGCTCCGGTGGTGGTGTCCACACTGGTCGCCGGAGCGGTCGTGGCCAACGACCGGCGTGACACGGGTCCGCTGTTCGACGCGTTGCGGATGCTGGACGAGCCGATCTTCTTGGTCTTCTTCGTGGTGGCCGGGGCAGGGGTGCACTTCGGTGAGCTGGTAGCGACGGTGGGACTCGTGACGGCCGTGGCGGTAGGCCGTGCCGTCGGGAAGGTCGGCGGCGGCTGGCTCGGTGCGGAGCTGTCCGGTGCGGCCCGCCGCAAGGGTTGGGGTCCCCTGTTCGGCGCCGGGTTGATGCCCTTCGCGGGGATGGCGATCGGGTTGGCGGCGTTCACGGTCGACCAGGCGCAGCTGGCCGGTTTGGACGAGCTCGGCGGAGTCGTGTCTGCGGCGGTCCTGGGTTCGGTGGTGGTGTTCGAGCTGGCGGGTCCGGTGACCGTCGGATGGGCGCTCAACAGGTCCGGTGATGCTGGCCGCGCGGATGGCTACATGCAGCCGCTGGAGCGTCAGCATCTGGTTCGGCACGTGCTGGTGCCGTTGTCGAGCGTCGAGATGGCACGGCGGAAGGCCCCGCAGGTGGTCGATCTTGCAGCCTCGGCCGGATCATCGTTGACGGCATTGGTCGTGGCAGAACCGGGCCACGGTGATGACGAGTCGGTGTCGAGTCCGTTGCGAGTGGTCGCGCGCTTAGCAGCAGAACGTGGCGTGCAGTTCCAGGAGGTCGTGCGCGAGTCCGATGACGTCGTTGAGACGGTCGTCGACGAGGCACGGCTGGTGGGCGCCGATCTGGTGGTCATGGGTGCGCCGCTGCCCACTGGAGTGGCTGATCGTTCCCGTACGGGACTGCGCGCGGTCTCCGGGACCGCTGCAGTCGTCGACCGCGTCGCAGAGCGGTTGGCGCCCGACGTGCGTGTGATGGTGATCCCAACGGCGTTCGACGAACGCACGCAAGACCCGACCCTCGAAGACCGTGGGGGACGTAGCCGGTAG
- a CDS encoding thioredoxin family protein, with product MPTALTAETYPTIVTEPTVVLDCTASWCHPCHTFAPVFAHVAGNNPDLVFATVDVDAEPELSARFDVRAVPTIVALRDGVVVFRRPGVLSPDTLQSLVDRLRQVVPAPGAGRRL from the coding sequence GTGCCCACGGCCTTGACCGCCGAGACGTACCCGACGATCGTCACAGAACCCACTGTCGTGTTGGACTGCACCGCATCCTGGTGTCATCCGTGCCACACCTTCGCCCCGGTGTTCGCGCACGTCGCGGGCAACAACCCCGATCTCGTCTTCGCGACGGTCGACGTCGACGCCGAGCCGGAGCTCAGCGCACGCTTCGACGTCCGCGCCGTGCCGACGATCGTCGCGCTGCGCGACGGGGTGGTGGTGTTCCGCCGTCCGGGCGTGCTGTCCCCGGATACGTTGCAGTCGCTCGTGGACCGTCTGCGTCAAGTGGTTCCGGCGCCAGGGGCCGGACGTAGGCTATGA
- a CDS encoding class I SAM-dependent methyltransferase, whose product MAGPSAVALSRARQVLDLDPDAVRAPRGYLDLVGSEPSPTGVAQMLMVTRVVPIVYERWWRPALGRVMKGLRGPSMRQEQHLIRELLAFEEGATVLDVACGPGNYTRAFAEDVGEQGAVIGIDLSATMLARAVSDTDARQVVYVRADVTDLSFRSGSVDAVSCVAALHLFTDPWAALDDMARALRPGGRLAILTTIQPRSRAGALIADVAGRAGGVRIFRPGEVTAELADRRLEITYRGTWGIAQIVGARRSQRR is encoded by the coding sequence TTGGCAGGACCGAGTGCCGTGGCGCTGTCGCGTGCGCGACAGGTGCTCGACCTCGATCCGGACGCTGTACGCGCGCCCCGCGGCTATCTGGACCTCGTCGGGAGCGAACCGTCTCCGACCGGGGTCGCCCAGATGCTCATGGTTACCCGCGTCGTGCCGATCGTGTACGAACGCTGGTGGCGACCGGCACTCGGCCGCGTCATGAAGGGCCTCCGCGGTCCCTCGATGCGACAAGAACAGCACCTGATCCGTGAGCTTCTGGCGTTCGAGGAAGGCGCCACCGTGCTGGACGTCGCCTGCGGTCCGGGCAACTACACGCGAGCCTTCGCCGAAGACGTCGGCGAGCAGGGAGCCGTGATCGGCATCGACCTGTCCGCCACCATGCTCGCCCGCGCGGTCTCGGACACCGACGCGAGACAAGTCGTCTACGTCCGAGCCGACGTCACCGACCTGTCGTTCCGGTCGGGCAGCGTCGACGCCGTCTCCTGCGTCGCAGCTCTGCACCTGTTCACCGACCCGTGGGCTGCGCTCGACGACATGGCCAGGGCACTGCGGCCTGGGGGACGCCTCGCGATCCTCACGACCATCCAGCCGCGCAGCCGGGCCGGTGCGCTGATCGCAGATGTCGCCGGACGTGCCGGTGGGGTGCGGATCTTCCGCCCCGGCGAGGTGACCGCAGAACTCGCCGACCGCCGGCTCGAGATCACCTACCGCGGCACATGGGGCATCGCCCAGATCGTCGGCGCCCGCCGGTCGCAGCGGCGCTAG
- a CDS encoding Uma2 family endonuclease, with protein MSTTTVPLSRAEYELLVEAGALEGQPVELLSGRKVRMSPESALHAAMIEVLAAQLRQPASQAGLAVRVAHPLALSAIDEPEPDLAVVTARVDHYAGGHPQPADVALIVEVAGASREKDLGDKAARYATAGIDDYWVVDLQQRTTVVHRDPDVDQGVYGNVETIAFGQPTAALALPKEALRVEIPA; from the coding sequence ATGTCGACCACGACGGTGCCCTTGTCCCGGGCGGAGTACGAACTGCTCGTCGAAGCGGGCGCGCTAGAGGGCCAGCCCGTGGAGTTGCTGTCCGGTCGGAAGGTGCGCATGTCTCCAGAGTCCGCGCTGCACGCTGCGATGATCGAAGTGCTCGCGGCCCAGCTGCGGCAGCCGGCCAGCCAGGCGGGCCTCGCCGTCCGCGTCGCCCATCCGTTGGCGCTGTCGGCTATCGACGAACCCGAACCGGACCTAGCCGTCGTGACAGCGCGTGTCGACCACTACGCGGGCGGGCATCCCCAACCGGCCGACGTCGCACTGATCGTGGAGGTCGCCGGGGCAAGCCGCGAGAAGGACCTGGGCGACAAGGCCGCCCGGTACGCGACCGCCGGCATCGACGACTACTGGGTGGTCGACCTCCAGCAGCGCACCACCGTTGTGCACCGCGATCCCGACGTGGATCAAGGCGTCTACGGCAACGTGGAGACGATCGCGTTCGGCCAGCCAACGGCCGCGCTTGCGCTCCCCAAGGAAGCGCTACGCGTCGAGATCCCCGCCTGA